AAATTGCCACCTGATGTGGATATAGAACAAATTTCTCTCCAATATCACGACGCGTTTCCTGAAAATATGTTGAGACAGGACGCCAATCTTGATCCGTTGAAACTAAATCAACCGAGGGCTTTCTAGTTAATATTGATACTTGGAAATCATAACCCAATCTAAAATCAATCGAGATCGCACCAACCTGCTCATCTTCGTCTAACAATGGATCTACAAATAGACTATTTTTATCTTTTGAATGCAAAGAATCTATCAACTTTGATCTATCAAGGAGTTCCATTTCCCCACCTTTGACTAATCATAAAATTCCTTATGCTCTTCTCGCTTAAGTCATTGATCATTTTTTCAATTTGATCTTCACGAATCAGCGACCATGGTTCTGCTAACCGTTGTTGAGCCGTCTCCAAATAATCCCAGCTTGAATCAAAGAGTGCATGTAGCTGTCCTATATTAGAAATTGGACACGGCATTACATTATCGAAGTATTCTTTTACATCCAATGAATCGAATCTGATTTCCAGTTTTCCTAAATTACGCTGACTTAAAACAGCCTGGAAACCATCTAGAATTGGCATACTTTTTCCATCCAGAAACGCTTCTATTAATTCCAACCTATCTGATGTCGCCGGATGCGTTGCAGATACCGGAACGTTATGAGCAAATCGATCAAGAAATTTATGGATCCCATATCCCAAATAGGACGCTGCAAAAATATCAGCCCAGTATTCCATGACATGGTTTCTTCTTATCTTCTCATCTACACCTGCTGACAAACGTGGTAATTGAACATTGGGGCTCAAGAGCAAAAGATAATCGGATATCGCCTTGTGAGTATCAATAAAGTGCCCAAGTTCGTGATATAAAGCCACATTATACAAGGGTCTGTGTCGATATAAGTCTGGCAATGCGACTTGAATTAGCTTGTATTCAAACGTTTCCCCACAGAAGCCCTCAGCTTCAGTATAGAAACTCGGACTAATTCCCTGAAAATAAAAATTCATCTCATGTAAAATTGCGGTCGTTATGAGATAATTATCCGTCGTCCAATCTTTGAGCGCAGCATCCAAGCAAAAGACAACTTCATATGGCAACAGTCTTGTCGTACTGCCGTCCAAGTACTTAATGGCCGACCACAATTGCAATACCATCCTGTTTCTCACTTGAGGATCAGTAATGGCGTCAGCTTTCCTAGCTACATTAGAAAGCTGCTTTGTGTATAGCTTAAGTTCAGAACTAAAATACGGCGTGTCTCCTAAAGAGGAGAGCTTCTGCTCAAGAAGCTTAAGATTAATCTTAGTAAGTGGCATCCCGCCCTAGCTTCGCCAAAACGCTTTTCGCAATATCCATATTAATGCTTTGAATGTTAATTATTGAATTAATATCTTTGGCTAAATCTGCCTTGCTCTGCATATAAAGAGCAAGCGTTACCGCTTCAGGCAAAATATAGCTCGTATCCCTCTCCATGTTAGCAAGGTCATCAGAGAGAAGCTTGGCTTGATTGATAACATTCATAAGGTAGGACTCCAAAGATTCCGGGAACCCCCCTTTCTGTTGCCCCAGAAGCGACAAACAGAGCTCAAACGCCTCCAAAGGTTGGGAACTATACGGCAGCGCGGCAAACATAATAGTACGAGATCCCCTAAGTAGAAAAATATCATTATGTATAATTTTTATAACATAAATTATTTAGCAGAATCATAACACTGGAGGATTCTGTGTGGAATCCCCTAAAATGAAAATCCATAAAATTATACGCATGGGGAAATTCGCTATTCAATATCACGCTCTGATTAATTTTCATAAAAATTACTTTATTTTAAACCACTAGCTGCCCACTATCGAACAGGTCCATGGCATTCGTCACATTCACCGTTCCGGCAAGAGTGGCGATCTGGGTGTAATCGGTGTAGGCCCCGGTGGGGGAGACATACACGCCGGCGGGGACGGCGCCGTCGAAGGCGTTCAGGCCGGCCTGGTAGATGTGGTTGATGGATTGGCTGCCCATTTTGTAGTCATAGACGGCCACTTCATCGATGTCGCCGTTCCAATATTCGGCGTAGGTCGTGTTGCCGCCCGAATTTTCCGCGCCGACGATAAAGCGGTAATCCGATCCCGTGATGGATGTGAAATTGGCGTTGGAATACACCGCCACGCCGTTGAAATACAATGTCGCCCCGCCCGCACCGAAGGTGAAGGCGTAGAAGTTCCAATCATTTTGATCGACATCATCCGCCGCGCCCATGGCGATGGGGTCGACATTGATGGTGTAGGTATTGCCGCCGATTTGCAATTCACCCGTGACATTCCCGTTCGACAAATTCGCGCCGAAATGGAATTGGCCGTTCGTGGTGCCGGACCCGTGTTTGGATAAAATCGAATGCGTGCCCGACCCGGTTTCGGATTTGGCCCACGCCACAAAGGTTCCGGCGGTCAGGTCAAACACCGCATTGTCATCCACGCGGCCGCGTTCGTTGCTGCCGTTAAAATCGATGGACCCGTCACCAATGGAGGCGTTAAACGCCGTATTGTTTTTCCCGGGGTTGTTGTCATAGGTGCCGTTCAGGATGCCCATGGCATCGACCATCGTGCTACCGCTGGTTTCACCCATGCGGTAATAGAGGAGCGGGTCATAATTCAGTGTGATGAGTTGGTACAAATCATCACTGGTGCCATCGCTGAGCGCGACGAAATCGGCAATCGCCTCGGTCACCGGATCGAAGGCGGAGAGCAGATCGGATAAATCCAGCCCGTCACCATCGGTATAATCAAAATTATGGATGACATCATCGTCATTGGCCGCGCCGATCCAGTCAAACTGGAAGATATCCGCACCGTCGGACCCATAGAGTTGATCCAGCCCGTCGCCCCCGGCCAACACGGTCGGGTTGCCGGATGTTAAAATCTGGTCCGCTTCCCATTCGATCACATAGCCGCGCGTGGTGCTGGGCAACTGGTCGTTCCATGTGCCGCCATTGTAAAATTCCAGGTGCGCCTCGAACCCGTTATAATCATTGGGTTCGCCGGAGCCCCAGTTGGTATAGGCCCCGCCAATCGCGGACCCGTTGGCCAGACCCTGCCAGAATTGTGTGCCATCATCCGGCCCGCCGACCCAGCGCCATTCGCCGTTCACCGTGCCGTCCGATCCACCCAGCCAGAAATTGGCCGTGCCTGTAATGCTGTCCAGATAGGCGTTTTCCGTCGCGGAATTGGAATGGGCCAGATGCCCGGCCACGCCATTGACCAGATAGGCCGTGGCCGCGGAGTTTGCGGCCTCCCATGTCAGGGCGCTGGTCACGTGCAGATAGAAACTGTCCGTTGTTGCGTTGTAAACCATGCCCGGATAGGCCGCGAGAATGGAGGCCGATGTCACATTCGCCGTTGATCCGGAATACAAACTGTCCGCCCCGTCCCCGCCATTCAACGTGTCGGTTCCGGCGCTGCCATACAGCGTATCGTTGCCCGATCCGCCATTGAGAATATTCGACACGCCATTATCACTGCCCGGATCGGTGCCGATGGCGACGTTGTCAAACCGAATGGTGGTGTCTTCATCCGCCGCGTTTTTGCCCTCGACCAGACCGCCGAGCGTGATGGTGTGATTGCCCTGATACAACGTGCCCAGATCAATGCTGACCTGACGCCATCCGGTGTCGTAAGTGGGATCGTTGCCATCGCTTTCCATGCGGACAATATGGTCGTTGCCGTTCAGGCCGTAGCGCACGCCGTCAATTTCGACATAGACAAAGCTGTCTTCGTCCGTTTCATAGGTGCCAGAGCGGATCACCTTGTACTGGAAGGTCAGCACCGTGTCCTGCACATCTTCGGTCAGTGTAAAGGACCGGCTGTGCCCGCCGGACATGGTGCCGCTGGCCGTTGCGTTGGTGCCGTCAAAAAACACTTCCAGCGATCCGTTGCCATTGACGCCGTCACCGGTGTTGCGGCTGCCGCTGACATAGGCATCGCCCGTGCCGCCAAAAACATTGTCGGCGTAGGAAAAACTTTCCGTGCCGCTGTTAAAATTGGTTGTAAAAACGGTGATCGGGGCCGTGACGGCGTAAAGCGTATCCGCCCCATCCCCACCATGGATCGTGTCACCGCCCAACCCGCCGGAGATAATGTTGTTCCCCGTCGTGCCGGTCAATGTATCGGCATAATCCGACCCGATTAAATGCAGGAAATTCGACAGCGTATCCGTGCCCGCCCCGCCCGTGGCCGTGCCCGCGGTCAGATTGACCGTGACCCCGGATGTTGCGCTTTGATACACGACCGTGTTGGTGTCCGCGCCGCCATCCAGCGTGTCATCGCCCAGGCCGCCATCAATCACATCATTGCCCAGACCGCCACTGATAACGTTGGCCAGCGTGTTTCCGGTCAACACATCGGCATAATCCGACCCGATCAGGTTTTCAAAATTGGAAATCGTATCCGTTCCGGCCCCGCCGGTATTTTGCGCTGTGGTCAACGCCAAGGACACCGTAATCCCCGCCGCCGCATTGGCGTAGGTCAGCGTATCCGTGCCCACGCCACCATTCATCACATCATAGCCCGCGCCGCCATCCAGCGTGTCGTTCCCGGCCCCGCCGATCAATGTGTCGTTGTCATTGTTCCCGTACAGAACATCATTGCCGCCGCCGCCATTGAGCAAATCATCGCCCGCTTCGCCATAGAGTGTGTCATTCCCGGCATCGCCGTAGATTTTATCATTGCCCAAACCGCCATACAGCGTGTCGTTATCAGCCCCGCCGGACAGTGTATCCGCCCCATCATCACCGAACAGATGGTCATCCCCGGCCCCGCCGATCAGCATGTCATCGCCATCATCGCCGAACAGGATATCGGCCCCGGCTTCGCCGCTCAGCGTGTCGTTCCCGATCCCGCCATTGGCCACATCATTGCCCAGACCACCAACGACAATGTCATCGCCATCATCGCCGTAGAGAATATCATCCCCATCCTCGCCATAGAGCCAATCAAGCCCCGCGCCGCCCATCACAACATCATTGCCCGCACCGGCGAAAATTTTATCATCCCCCGCGCCGCCAAAAATCGCGTTTTCGGCATCGCGTCCGCGAATGCGGTCATGGCCGTTGCCGGCGCTGATAATATCGGGGTCGGTGTTGGACCCGACGATGCTGTCATCGCCGCCCGTGCCATTGTTGGGTGTGCCGGAAAAATCGCCTTCCGTCGGGGTGGTGCGGCCAAATAAATGATCCACCGCCGCCGCGTTCAATGTCGATGTCTGGGTCTGCAACAGGGTCAGGAGCGTGATATAGCCGGTATCGACGGACGTCCCATTGATGCGGACGGATGCGATGGAAATGCTGCGCCCGCCTTCGCCCGAGGCGTCGTTAAAGCGGAACTGCAAACTGGACGGATAATCGTTTTCGAAATCGAGCGTGAAAAAATAATCGCCGTTTGCGCCGGACGTAATCTGGGTCGATCCAACCACGATGCCACCCACCAACACTTCAAGCGTCGGCGCATCGGCGCTGAAGGACGCGCTGGCAACGATTTGCATGGTGAATGTGGACATCGCCAAAGCCTTGGGTTTCAACAGTTACGGGAGCCAACACAGAAACGCCAACGCGGAAGAGAGAAGACGGGAGGCGGGGCCACCCGATCTGAGATCAAGACCCGGACAGAGTCGCTCTCTCAAATACTGGTCATGGGGGCCCCACCACCGTGCCCCTATTATGCAAGGGCGGGCTGATCCATTTCTTAATTTTGGCGGAGGTAAAAGCCCAAAAAGCCTTTTATTATCAATCGCTTATGTTTCCATAATCGTACACCCAGCCCCGAAGCGGGCCGGAATGTGTTTTAAATCAATAGCTTATTGGTAATTGGCGTTGATGGTGTAACTGCCGCTATAGTTGCCCGCCGCCTGACCGGATTGGATATTCAGGCGAGCCCCGATCGGGGCCGTGGCGGCCCCGCCGGCGGTGCGGTGACGGTATATTGCACCCCACCCGCATCGGTTCCGACATTGAACTGGTCAATCTGCATCGTCGCCCCGCCGGGACCATTCAGAACCACCGAGGCCGGGGCGCTGATTTGCACCATGTCGGCACCGGTCGCGCTGGACGACACGCTTTGTACAAGGCACATACCGCGGTTGAACGCCCCCGGAATGGCGGTCACGCACCCGGTCGTGCTGCGCCCGTTGGAGGGGGTGACCGTCACGGTCCCAGCCCCCGGACAGGACAACAATGTCCCAAACACCAGCGGCAAATTACAGTCAATCGTCTGCGCCGCCGCGCGGAGCGGGGCGAGGGTCAGGCTCATTAACATACCGCCCGCCAGCAGCAGGGCTTTGTCGCTTTTCATCATGGCTTGGTCCTGTCCCTGATTATAAGCGCTCAACGGCGCGTTGCAACCGCTTTCACCCCGCCCAAACCTGAAGAAACCATTTATTTCCAGAGACTTGCGCCCAAAGCACGAAAGAGGGTGGATTGGGGGCCGATTGGGGCTATATTCCTCTCATAACCTGATGGCGGGACGTATTTCCGCCTTTCCCGGATGCTGTGGCTTTGCTACCTTTCGGATGCTGTTTTTAAAAATCACACTTCTCGATAAGGGCTTTAAAAAATGCGCACAGGTTTGATGTTGGCCGTTTTGATTGTTCTGGCCGCCGGGTCGCTTTCGGCATGCGGGAACACGATTGATGGCATGGGGCGTGATGTTGAACGCGCCGGAGAAAAGATCCAATCCTGGTAAAAATTCAGGTTAAGCCCGGGGCACATCCCCGGCCAATCGGATCAATAACAATAAACACAGGGAGTTTCACCATGATCCATACCGGTATAATCCGCACCGGCCTGCTGAGCCTTATCCTCGCCTGCGGCGCGATAACGGCCCCGGCTTTGGCTGCGGATGATGGCTTTGGCGGGTATTTCACCGCCTCTGGCCCGCAAGCCTTGACCGACCCGACCAGCAGCACCCCAGCGCTGGCCGCCGCCGAAGATGAAGCCGCCGCCCTGAACGCGATTGCGCCAGCCGCCGGTGGTGACGCCCCGGATGGAGCCACAACGATGGTCGACACCCCTGTGACCAACACGGGCGATACGCTGAGCGATCCGCAAACCGCCATCGTCCCGGGCATGGAAGCCAACCCGACCCCGGTGCAGGGGGCGCTGTTGCCGTAACGGCGCCGTAAGACACTGATTTTAAAAGCGCGTCGCGATGAACCATCGGGCGCGCTTTTGTTTTGTATGCGTTTTTCGTGGAGTCCCGGCCTTTTGCGTGACTTGGGCTGGCGGGGCATGCTAAAAACCCGGCCATGACGACACCATTTTTTAAATCCTTTCTGACGGCCCCGGCGGCGTCCTTGTCCCCGCGCCAAACGATGATCCTGCTGGGGGCATTGGCCCTGGTTCTGCTGGTCGCGTCCTTGTTGCCGCGCACCCTGTCTGCGATGCCGCTTATACTGGGCGTTATCCCTGTGCTGCTCTGGACGGGATGGACCCGGACATGGCCACCACTCTATCCGGCGGCGTTGGTGTGCACGGGTGTAATTGTCGCATTGGCGGGATGCAGTGTGCTGTGGGCGATGGACCCGGCCGAAGCCGCAGAACGCACAGGTAAAATCGCCATGGTTTTGATCCCCGGGGCCTTCCTGTTGGGGCTGTGCCGTGGCGCGGATCAGGACACGCTAACCCGGATCGCGAAAATCATCCCGCTGGCGGTGATGGCCGGATGGAGCATCATCATTGGCGATTATTATACCGGACAACCTTTATACCGCCTGACCCACAATATTGCCCCGGATGTCATCATCGGCACCTATGAAACCAACCGGGCCTGCATGACCCTGACCTTGTGCAGCCTGCCGGCCATGGTCATGGCCATGCGCCTGTGGCCGGGCGTGATGGGCTGGGGCATGGCCGCCGCCATCGTGGTTCTGGGTTTTATCGCCATTAACACCAGCGACAGCCAGACCGCGTTGCTGGCCTTTATCATCGGTGTTGCCGTTCTGGCGGCTTTCCCCGCCAGGTCCATCTGGCCACGCCGGATTTTGAAATGGATCATCCTGACCGGCATTGCGACAGGCCCGTTTCTGGCGATTGCGATGTTCCGTCATCTGGCGACCCCCATGGAACCCATGTTTTTGGACAGCCACGCCAACCCTCTGGAACGGATGGAAATCTGGGATTTCGTCAGCCGTTACGCCCTGCAAAACCCCCTGACCGGGTTTGGGATTGAGGCCAGCCGCGTCATCACCGATTTTGACAACGCCAAAATCTATGAACCGGCCAGCACGATCATGCACCCGCATAATGGTGTGTTGCAGATCTGGATTGAATTTGGCGCGCTGGGCGCAGCCCTGACCATAGCGGCCGTGGCGGCCCTGTTCCGCCGGATTGATGCGCTGGGCCGGGCCAACCGTCGTCTGGTTCTGGCGGTTTTCCTGGCCACCTGTTCGGTGAGCTTGACCGGATACGGGTTGTGGCAGGGCTGGTGGCTGGGGGCCTGTATGCTGATGATCGGGCTGACCGCCCTGACTTTGAAAATCCGGTCGGTTCCGGTTCGTTTTCCACTGTCTTTCAACCGTCCTGCTTGGCTCAGCCCCACAGCATGATATGATAGATATCGGACACGCCACACGCGCCGGCTTTGCCGGGGCCTGCGGGCGGGTCTTTTTGTACACCTTCAACATTTTAGGCCACGGCTATGAGCAGCACCCCCGATTCCGATAATGCAAACGATAACGCCCCGCCGCTGGAAGAATTGATGATGCTGGCCGCGCTGGATGAAAGCGCGACCATGGCCTTTTATGATGCGCTGGTTGGGGCCACCGTTTTTGTGCCCGGTGCCGTCACCGGACAGACCGAAGATGGACCGGAACTGGAACTGCATGTCTGGCAGGCGGATGATGATTCATCCTTTATCCCTGTCTTCACCAGCGAAGCCTTGCTGGAGGAAGCGACGGAAGGGGACCCAGTTCCCTATCTATCCTTCGTCATGCGTGACCTGCTGGCCGCCATTGACGATGCCGCCATCACCATCAACCCGGAAAGCGATATTTCGCTAACACTGGAACCGGATGAAGTTCAGGAATTGCTGAACGCCATCATTGATGACAGCGAAGAAGAAGAAGAAGACGATGATGATGAGGAGTAAGATCCGCGCCCTGATCCTTCTTCTGACCTGTGTGGTGATCAGCGCATCATCCGCCCTGGCCCAGCCGATCCAGAAGCCGCAAAGCGGCACGGCCATCAGTGACACCGCCATGCACTACACCAAGATGGTGGCGGTGGATTGCGCAACCAAGGCGCATTTATGGACGACGGCCGGATGCCTGCGCACCCTGTCGGAATCCAGCCGCGTCATGGTCTCCAACTACATGGAAACGCTGGAACGTGAAGGGCAGACCAGTTTCGTCGAGCTGGTCAAAAACAATTGCGCCGCTTCAACCGCCGCCGAGCAGGGCACCTATCCGGCCGAAGCCATGAAAAGCGCCTTTATCGAATGCGCCAACACCATCAGTGATGTCGCGGAAAACAGCCGTTTGGTCCCGGATCTGGCCCATTATGAATTGTTGGCCGGTCCGATCTTGTGCATGAGCAATGACCGACGGTGCCGCCATGTTGAACATCGGCTGAAACAGTTTTTATACAAATAAAAAATTCACGCATAAAAAATCCCCGGAACAGATGTCCGGGGATTTTTTATTGTCTGCAGCCTTATGCCGATTTTGCCGGTGGCAATGGCAATAAATGCTGTCCGCTTTCATCGCGGTGTTTCTTCAGATACTTCATAAAGGGCGTGCCCCCCGTACCGATATCCACCGGGTTTCCTTCGGAATCACGGGCCTGTTTGTTGATATAGCTGGCCGCATATTCCAGATGGCGGGTGCGGAACGCCTGTACATGGTTCACGATATCGTTGTACAGCCCGACCAGGTCCGCCGAACCCGATGCCGCAACAAAATCACGCAGGTTTGAATGTTGGGCCACATCTTCGATAAATTTGCGGTGACGCGGCGGGCGGTATTGGTGCAGCTCATCCAGATATTCGCGCAACGGATCATTTTCATGCGCGATCCCCAGCAACGCATCCATGGTCGGCACGATCGAGCTTTGCGATCCTGTCTGACCCCGGAAGGGTTGCGGTTTGCCGGCATATTTATCAACGCCTTCGTAAATTAGGCCGTCAGGCAAGGCTGGATTGCCCTTCCACCCGTGAATATACGGGCGGACGCGGTGATAATAAATATACGGATCACAGCCCTCGGGCATGCGATCAAACACCGGATTGATTTTTTCCCACGCGGCCAGAATGGTGCGCAGGCCTGTGGTCACACTCGCGCTGTCCTTCGCGGCCAGTGCGTCGAGCAACGCCGGAATGGCGGCCAATGCAGCCCCGGCCTTCGCTTCAATTTCAACATGGACCAGGATGAACCAGTTTTCGTCCAGCCCGTCATAAAAATTCTGGATGACGTAGATGTTGTTGAGGGCAACATCACCGCGCGGGTCCAGTTTCGCCCAGTTATCGAGCGTATAGGACGAATAGGGCAACAACGGAAACTGTCCGATTTTATCGGCCAGAATGCAGTACGGCACTGCCAGATTGCGCGGCAACGTGTGCGCGGCCTCTTTCTCGCCCCAGACATAGGCCTGAACGATGAAGGAATAATGCACCATCAATCGGCGCAATTGCGCGTCGTTCAAATGATGGATATGCGCGGCCATGTCGATTTCCGGCAAGGCATTCAAAAAATGGCGCACGCGGCCCGTCAGCATCAGGTCGGATAAATGTTTCCCGGAAATCAGGATCGCGTTGAAA
The genomic region above belongs to Micavibrio aeruginosavorus EPB and contains:
- a CDS encoding M48 family metalloprotease produces the protein MPLTKINLKLLEQKLSSLGDTPYFSSELKLYTKQLSNVARKADAITDPQVRNRMVLQLWSAIKYLDGSTTRLLPYEVVFCLDAALKDWTTDNYLITTAILHEMNFYFQGISPSFYTEAEGFCGETFEYKLIQVALPDLYRHRPLYNVALYHELGHFIDTHKAISDYLLLLSPNVQLPRLSAGVDEKIRRNHVMEYWADIFAASYLGYGIHKFLDRFAHNVPVSATHPATSDRLELIEAFLDGKSMPILDGFQAVLSQRNLGKLEIRFDSLDVKEYFDNVMPCPISNIGQLHALFDSSWDYLETAQQRLAEPWSLIREDQIEKMINDLSEKSIRNFMISQRWGNGTP
- a CDS encoding LamG-like jellyroll fold domain-containing protein, which translates into the protein MSTFTMQIVASASFSADAPTLEVLVGGIVVGSTQITSGANGDYFFTLDFENDYPSSLQFRFNDASGEGGRSISIASVRINGTSVDTGYITLLTLLQTQTSTLNAAAVDHLFGRTTPTEGDFSGTPNNGTGGDDSIVGSNTDPDIISAGNGHDRIRGRDAENAIFGGAGDDKIFAGAGNDVVMGGAGLDWLYGEDGDDILYGDDGDDIVVGGLGNDVANGGIGNDTLSGEAGADILFGDDGDDMLIGGAGDDHLFGDDGADTLSGGADNDTLYGGLGNDKIYGDAGNDTLYGEAGDDLLNGGGGNDVLYGNNDNDTLIGGAGNDTLDGGAGYDVMNGGVGTDTLTYANAAAGITVSLALTTAQNTGGAGTDTISNFENLIGSDYADVLTGNTLANVISGGLGNDVIDGGLGDDTLDGGADTNTVVYQSATSGVTVNLTAGTATGGAGTDTLSNFLHLIGSDYADTLTGTTGNNIISGGLGGDTIHGGDGADTLYAVTAPITVFTTNFNSGTESFSYADNVFGGTGDAYVSGSRNTGDGVNGNGSLEVFFDGTNATASGTMSGGHSRSFTLTEDVQDTVLTFQYKVIRSGTYETDEDSFVYVEIDGVRYGLNGNDHIVRMESDGNDPTYDTGWRQVSIDLGTLYQGNHTITLGGLVEGKNAADEDTTIRFDNVAIGTDPGSDNGVSNILNGGSGNDTLYGSAGTDTLNGGDGADSLYSGSTANVTSASILAAYPGMVYNATTDSFYLHVTSALTWEAANSAATAYLVNGVAGHLAHSNSATENAYLDSITGTANFWLGGSDGTVNGEWRWVGGPDDGTQFWQGLANGSAIGGAYTNWGSGEPNDYNGFEAHLEFYNGGTWNDQLPSTTRGYVIEWEADQILTSGNPTVLAGGDGLDQLYGSDGADIFQFDWIGAANDDDVIHNFDYTDGDGLDLSDLLSAFDPVTEAIADFVALSDGTSDDLYQLITLNYDPLLYYRMGETSGSTMVDAMGILNGTYDNNPGKNNTAFNASIGDGSIDFNGSNERGRVDDNAVFDLTAGTFVAWAKSETGSGTHSILSKHGSGTTNGQFHFGANLSNGNVTGELQIGGNTYTINVDPIAMGAADDVDQNDWNFYAFTFGAGGATLYFNGVAVYSNANFTSITGSDYRFIVGAENSGGNTTYAEYWNGDIDEVAVYDYKMGSQSINHIYQAGLNAFDGAVPAGVYVSPTGAYTDYTQIATLAGTVNVTNAMDLFDSGQLVV
- a CDS encoding DUF4402 domain-containing protein, whose amino-acid sequence is MYRHRTAGGAATAPIGARLNIQSGQAAGNYSGSYTINANYQ
- a CDS encoding DUF4402 domain-containing protein, whose protein sequence is MMKSDKALLLAGGMLMSLTLAPLRAAAQTIDCNLPLVFGTLLSCPGAGTVTVTPSNGRSTTGCVTAIPGAFNRGMCLVQSVSSSATGADMVQISAPASVVLNGPGGATMQIDQFNVGTDAGGVQYTVTAPPAGPPRPRSGLA
- a CDS encoding entericidin A/B family lipoprotein, which translates into the protein MRTGLMLAVLIVLAAGSLSACGNTIDGMGRDVERAGEKIQSW
- a CDS encoding O-antigen ligase family protein, producing the protein MTTPFFKSFLTAPAASLSPRQTMILLGALALVLLVASLLPRTLSAMPLILGVIPVLLWTGWTRTWPPLYPAALVCTGVIVALAGCSVLWAMDPAEAAERTGKIAMVLIPGAFLLGLCRGADQDTLTRIAKIIPLAVMAGWSIIIGDYYTGQPLYRLTHNIAPDVIIGTYETNRACMTLTLCSLPAMVMAMRLWPGVMGWGMAAAIVVLGFIAINTSDSQTALLAFIIGVAVLAAFPARSIWPRRILKWIILTGIATGPFLAIAMFRHLATPMEPMFLDSHANPLERMEIWDFVSRYALQNPLTGFGIEASRVITDFDNAKIYEPASTIMHPHNGVLQIWIEFGALGAALTIAAVAALFRRIDALGRANRRLVLAVFLATCSVSLTGYGLWQGWWLGACMLMIGLTALTLKIRSVPVRFPLSFNRPAWLSPTA
- a CDS encoding SseB family protein, encoding MSSTPDSDNANDNAPPLEELMMLAALDESATMAFYDALVGATVFVPGAVTGQTEDGPELELHVWQADDDSSFIPVFTSEALLEEATEGDPVPYLSFVMRDLLAAIDDAAITINPESDISLTLEPDEVQELLNAIIDDSEEEEEDDDDEE
- a CDS encoding PrnB family protein, which codes for MLTLSDYDITPDRGFLAPYEMDEVALPSDFNAILISGKHLSDLMLTGRVRHFLNALPEIDMAAHIHHLNDAQLRRLMVHYSFIVQAYVWGEKEAAHTLPRNLAVPYCILADKIGQFPLLPYSSYTLDNWAKLDPRGDVALNNIYVIQNFYDGLDENWFILVHVEIEAKAGAALAAIPALLDALAAKDSASVTTGLRTILAAWEKINPVFDRMPEGCDPYIYYHRVRPYIHGWKGNPALPDGLIYEGVDKYAGKPQPFRGQTGSQSSIVPTMDALLGIAHENDPLREYLDELHQYRPPRHRKFIEDVAQHSNLRDFVAASGSADLVGLYNDIVNHVQAFRTRHLEYAASYINKQARDSEGNPVDIGTGGTPFMKYLKKHRDESGQHLLPLPPAKSA